The sequence CGTCGCGCTCGGGGTCACCAGCTTCACGTAGGCGAAGCCGACACGGCTGGTCTCCGTCGGGATCGTCAGCTCCTGCGGCGCGAGGCCGAGGGTGTCGCCGGTGCCCCGTACCGGCGTGCTGCCCTGACCGGAATATTGGGCGGCGAGCTTCTCGATGCCGCCGCTCTTGTCGGCGAAGCTCGTCGGGAACCACTGGAAGACGATCGCCGGGAGTTTGGCGGCCGGGTCGGCCGCGGCGACCTGGAAGGACGTCAGGGCGTACGTACGCCGGTCGGCGGCCAGCTCCGCATCGATCTCACACCAGGCGCCCTCGACGTTGGAGTCGGTGTAGTAGAGGCAGTTCGAGAAGGTGCGCGGCAGGTTGACGTCGTCGTACGTCCGGATGTTGACGATCACGCCCGGTGCCGGTGCGCTGCCGACGTTGGCGACGCCGAGCACCACCGGGACCGTCTCGCCCGGACGGATCGGATGGGTGGTCACCTTCCCGGCCGCGTTCCGCTCCGACAGCGCGGCGAAGAGGGGCTCCTCGTCCGCGGCCCGGGCGGTGGAGGGCACCGCCAGGGCCATGGCGGTCAGGGCCGCGGCGCCGAGCGTACGCATAATCGTCTTCTTCATGGGGCTCCCCGTCGATGTCCGAGCGGGTGATCATACGGAATCCCGTTGACCGCGAGCGCCGCCGGTCTGACGTCCGGATGAACGCCGCCCGAACAGCCGCGGCATGTCGGCGAGTTCCGCCCATGGTGGAGCGACGGTGGCCGGAGTTGGCTGGTGAGCTGCGGTTCCGCCGCGCGGCCCGGCACGCCGCGCCACCAGACGGGGGCGCGGCGTGCCGGGCCCGGCCGGTGGCCGGGTGATCAGAAGGTGACCGGCAGGGTCGCCAGTCGATGGCCGATCGGCGCGGTCGGCAGCCGGTCCGGGGTCCGGTAGGCCGGCCGCAGATCGGGGCAGCGGTCGAGCAGGATTCGCAGGCACTCGTCGGTCTCCATCCGGGCCAGCGCGGCGCCCAGGCAGTAGTAGGTGCCCATGCCGAAGCTGAGATGCCGGTTGCGCTGCCGGGTGATGTCGAAGACGTCCGGGTCGTCGAAGACCTCCGGGTCGCGGTTGGCGGCCATCAGGGCGAGGTAGACGTGCTTCCCGGCGGGCACCGGGTGCCCGGCCAGCTCGACCGGGGCGGTGGTGACCCGGCCGATCACGCCCGCCGGGCCGTCGCAGCGCAGCATCTCCTCGACGGCCTGCGGCATCAGGTCCGGGTTCGCCCGGAGCCGGGCCAGCTGGTCCGGGTTCTCGAAGAGCAGGACGAGACCGTTGGCGATCAGGTTCGCGGTGGTCTCGTGGCCGGCGAAGAGCAGCAGCACGCAGTTGGCCACCGCCTCGTCCTCGGTGAGCACGCCCTCGGCCTCGGCGGCGATGAACGTGCTCAGCACGTCCGCGCGCGGGCTGCGGCGGCGCTCGGCGGCGAGGGGCCGCAGGTAGTCGTGCATCTCCAGCATGCTGCGCTGTGCCTGGCGCAGCTGCGTCAGGTCGCCGTCGCCGAAGATCGGCACGATGTCGCGCGACCACGCCTGCAGCTGCTCGCGGTCACCGACCGGCATCCCGAGCAGCTCGGCGATCACGTTGGCCGGCAGCGGGTACGCCAGGTCGCGCACCACGTCCATCTGGCCTTTGCGGGCCACGGTGTCGAGCAGCTCGTGGGTGAACGCGCGCACCCGGGGGCGCAGCCGGTCCACCATCGCGGGCGTGAAGTACCGCTTCAGCAGCTGCTGGAAGCGGGCGTGGTCGGCCGGGACGGTGTGTCCCATCCACATCTCGATCGACCGGCGGACCGGGGCCAGTTCGCGCTGCTCCTCGGGGGTCAGGCGCTGCAGGACGCGCGCCATGTTGGCGGTGTCCATCCGTTTGTCGCGCAGCGCGGCGTTGACGTCCGCGTACCGGGTCAGCAGATAGGCGTCGAGCTGTGGCAGCCAGGCGAGCGGGCTCTCGGCGCGGACCCGGTGCAGAAAGCCGTCCGGGTCCGTCATCGCCTCGGGGGTGAACAGGTCATATTCCCGTACTGTCGCGGCGTTGTCGCTCATGGTCACGATTCTGGCGGAGGTCGGGGGCGGTTTCCCGTGCCCGATTCGGCGGTGGGCGGCAAGACGCAGCTCAGCGCCGGGACGGCCGGTGGCCGGGGGACGGGCGATCGGGGCGCGGGGTGCTGATCGAGGGTCGTACACTGCCAATCCGCGGCGCTGGGGGAGCGTCGCGTCACCCCTCGATCGGAGATTTTCGCGCATGAAGCGCTTTCTGGCCGGCTCGCTCGCCGGCGTCACCGCCCTGACCCTCACCGTCGGGTGCGCCAAGCAGCTCCAGCAGCTGGAGCCCAAGCTGGAGATCAAAAAGGCGGCTGAGGCCCTGGGCGCGACCGGCAGGGCCGGGTTCACGCTCAAGGCCGGCGGCAGCGTCGACGACCTGATCGCGCTGGCGAAGAAGGAGTCCGGCACCGGTGAGGACGCCTTCACCGACGAGGACGCCGACATCCTGCGCAAGATCTACAACTCCTCGTTCACCATCGCCTGGGACAAGGCGGGCGACGGCGTCGCCGACGACAAGGCCGTGATCAACGCCACCATCGACGGCGTCACCGGGGCCGAGCTGCGGGTGGTCGACGAGACCGCCTACCTGAAGGTGCCGGTCGGCGAGCTGGCCACGAAGTTCGGCGCGTCCAAGGCCGACATCGACTCCATCCGGCAGGAGATGGGCTCCGCGATCGACGGCATCGGCACCCTGATCGACGGGGGCTGGATCGCGATCGCCGCGGCCGACCTGAAGAAGCTCAGCGAGAGCGCGACCGGCGTCACCCCGAGCGCCAGCCCGAGCGTCGACCCGCAGCAGAGCGAGCAGCTCGCCGCGGAGCTGAAGACCAGCGCGGAGAACCTGATGCAGGGCGCCGAGGTGGTCCGGGACGAGAAGGACAAGACCCACCTGGTCGTCACCACGTCGACGGTGAAGGCGTACGAGGAGGGCAAGCGGCTGGTCGGGGCGCTGCAGAAGGTGGCCGGTGAGTCGGCGTCCGGCGCGCTCGACAAGGCGCTCGGCTCCGAGCTGGACAAGGCGCCCGCGGACAAGCCGATCGTCATGGACCTGTGGGTCGACAACGGCACGTTCAAGGCGTTCGAGATCAACCTGCTGCAGTTCGCCGACGGGGCCACCGGCCGGGCGAGCCTGCGGGTGGAGCTGTCCACCGGCATCGACATCACCGCTCCCGCCGACGCCAAGAAGCTCGACCTGAGCAAGATCGTCGAGGCGATCGGCGGGTCCGGGCTCGGGGCCGCCACCCAGACCAGCAGCCTCACCGGCGGCGGCCTCGGTGGCGGCGAGGCCAAGACCTGGGCCGAGCTGGTCGGCTCCCAGGCCGTGCTGCTCGCCCTCACCGAGGGCGGCAAGCCGGCGGCGTACCTGAGCAAGGCCGCCGCCAAGATGGCGATCCCCGGCGTGACCGTGAAGGTGGTCCGCAGCGGCGTCGCCCAGGTCACCTCGGGCAGCAGCGTGGCCTGCGTGACCGTCCCGGCCAAGAGCACGGGCGAGCCCAAGGTCGTCGGGCGCGCCTGCTGATCCCTGCGCCCGGACAGAGCCCGGCCCGCCGATCTGCGGCGGGCCGGGCTCTGTCGTCTACGGACGCGGCCGGCGTGACCGCGCGGGCACCGGTTCAGCGCGCGGCGAAGTCAGCCGGCCGGAACCGCCCGCCGGCCAGGTGCTCCTCGATCCGTTCGAGACTGTGCCCGGTCAGCTCGGGCATCCTCCGGTACAGGAACACGAACGCGAGGATGTTGAACAGCGCGTACATCCAGAAGGTCTGACCCGTGCCGATCGTCCGCATGGTGCTCAGCAGGGTCAGGGTGATCAGCACGTTCGTGCCCCACAGCGACGCCGACTGCGCCGCGGCGCCCGCCGCCCGGGTGGCCAGCGGGTAGATCTCCGAGCCGGTCAGCCACCCCATGAGCTGGATCCCGCCGGCGGTGAACGCCATGAAGGCGACGAGGGTGGCGACGATCCACGGCACCATGGACTTGCCGTCGTTGCCGGTGACGAAGAACCAGCCGAGCACCAGGAGCGCGAGCGCGGAGAACGGCAGGGTCAGCAGGGTCAGCCGGCGCCGCCCCACGCGGTCGATGACGGCCAGGCCGACGAGCTGCGCGATGAGGTACGTCAGGCCCAGAGCCACCGAGACGCGCAGCGCGGTCGAGTCGGAGAAGCCGTTGTCGGTGAGGATGGTGGGCGTGTAATACACGATCATCTCGATGCCGGACAGCTGGGTGAAGATGGCCAGCCCGCAGCCGACGAGCAGCGCCGGACGTACCCAGGCCGCCCTGAGCCCGCTCCATCCGCGCGTGTCGGCCTCCTTCTCGGCGCGCACGTTGTCCTGGATCTCGTCGAGTTCGGCGGTCAGGTCGCCGTCTGGGTGGCGCACCCGGGCCAGCGCCTCGCGGGCACGGTCGGCGTGGCCCTCCCGGGCGAGCCAGCGCGGACTCTCCGGCAGCCGCAGCATCAGGGCGAACATCACCGCGGCCGGGAGCGCGGCCAGGCCGATCGCGATGCGCCAGTGGATCATCTGGGCCGCGCCGACGACGGTCGCGATGACGATGCCGACGCCGATCGCGATCTGGAAGAAGAGCACCAGACGGCCGCGGTAGGCGGTCGGCGCGAGCTCGGCGACGTACACCGGGGCGGTCTGCGTGGCGCCGCCCACGGCGAAGCCCAGCACGAGGCGGCTGGCGGACAGGGTGACCGGATCCGGCGACAGCGACGCCGCGACCGTCCCGGCGACGAAGACGATGCCGATGAGCAGCAGCGTGCCGTGCCGGCCCCGGCGCTCGGCCAACCGGCTGCAGGTGAGCGCGCCGATGACGGCGCCCACCAGGATCGATGCCGCGATCACCTGTTCCCACACGTGGCCGATGGCGAAGTCGTCACCGATCTGCAGCAGGGCGCCGGAGATGATGCCGGTGTCGTAGCCGTAGAGCAGGCCGGAGACGGCCGAGACCAGGGCGACCACGATGATCGATCCGGTCAGCCGCTGGTCCGGCGGCGGCGGTGACAGCTGTGGTGCGTGTCGGTTCCGGTCGACCTGGCTCATGGTGACCTCCCGTGCCGGCATGAGCGGACAGCGGCCGACGGGATTCCCCGGGATGACCCCGGCTAACGCATGAGTACGCGCCTTCGGTCACCGCGGTGTCGCGCCCGTGTCCCGGCGCTGGGTGGCGCCGCCCGCCGGGTGGCGCCGCCCGCCGCGGTCATGGCGGCCCGGAACCGGCTGCCCGTTCAGGCATCCGCGACTACTCGGGTTGGTGTGGGCGTTGAGCAAGTCACGGAGAGCTGTGACTGTGGATCTCCGTTGGCGAAGCTGAGCGCGTTAGGTGGCGATGTCGATCTCGATGGCAGCGTCATCGGTTGAGCCGAGCCGCGGTAGTTGAAACGGGGTGTGGGTAGTGGGAACCGTGGCGAGGAGATGAACGGGCGGCGGCCACCACCGTCGCCGGCCCGACTGAAAATTGACTCGCCGGGTCAGCGGGATTGTCGATGTAATTCCTCCATGCGTATCACTGCAGGAACCGTCGCCGACGGCATCCGTGAACAGCTCTTCACTGTCGGCGACATCCCTGGAGTGCTCTGGACGCCCGCCGCAGGCTCCGGTCCCCGTCCACTGGTCTTGATCGGGCACGGCGGCGGCCAGCACAAGAAGGGATGGGAGGTCGTCTCCCGAGCCTTCCCGTACGTCACTGCTTGCGGCTTTGCGGTCGCCGCGATCGACGCGCCAGGTACTGGTGACAGGCCGGAGCATCCGGAGATCCGGCGGCTCGTTGCGCTGATCGACGAACGAAAGGCTGCGGGCGAGCCCTTCGGACCCGCGCTGCCCGCCCTCTACGAAACCGTGGCGGCAGAACTCATCCCCAACTGGCAGACCACCCTGGACGCGTTGCAGAAACTGGACTCCGTCGGCGACAGCCAGCCCGTCGGGTACTACGGCCTGTCCGCTGCCG is a genomic window of Actinoplanes teichomyceticus ATCC 31121 containing:
- a CDS encoding LPXTG cell wall anchor domain-containing protein, encoding MKKTIMRTLGAAALTAMALAVPSTARAADEEPLFAALSERNAAGKVTTHPIRPGETVPVVLGVANVGSAPAPGVIVNIRTYDDVNLPRTFSNCLYYTDSNVEGAWCEIDAELAADRRTYALTSFQVAAADPAAKLPAIVFQWFPTSFADKSGGIEKLAAQYSGQGSTPVRGTGDTLGLAPQELTIPTETSRVGFAYVKLVTPSATPTRPTSGPTSASPAPTSPAPTSPSAGAGAGGTGDGGTGAGDGGLPVTGSNTAVIAGLGGVLLAAGALGLLVARRRTRFVP
- a CDS encoding cytochrome P450, whose protein sequence is MSDNAATVREYDLFTPEAMTDPDGFLHRVRAESPLAWLPQLDAYLLTRYADVNAALRDKRMDTANMARVLQRLTPEEQRELAPVRRSIEMWMGHTVPADHARFQQLLKRYFTPAMVDRLRPRVRAFTHELLDTVARKGQMDVVRDLAYPLPANVIAELLGMPVGDREQLQAWSRDIVPIFGDGDLTQLRQAQRSMLEMHDYLRPLAAERRRSPRADVLSTFIAAEAEGVLTEDEAVANCVLLLFAGHETTANLIANGLVLLFENPDQLARLRANPDLMPQAVEEMLRCDGPAGVIGRVTTAPVELAGHPVPAGKHVYLALMAANRDPEVFDDPDVFDITRQRNRHLSFGMGTYYCLGAALARMETDECLRILLDRCPDLRPAYRTPDRLPTAPIGHRLATLPVTF
- a CDS encoding sugar porter family MFS transporter encodes the protein MSQVDRNRHAPQLSPPPPDQRLTGSIIVVALVSAVSGLLYGYDTGIISGALLQIGDDFAIGHVWEQVIAASILVGAVIGALTCSRLAERRGRHGTLLLIGIVFVAGTVAASLSPDPVTLSASRLVLGFAVGGATQTAPVYVAELAPTAYRGRLVLFFQIAIGVGIVIATVVGAAQMIHWRIAIGLAALPAAVMFALMLRLPESPRWLAREGHADRAREALARVRHPDGDLTAELDEIQDNVRAEKEADTRGWSGLRAAWVRPALLVGCGLAIFTQLSGIEMIVYYTPTILTDNGFSDSTALRVSVALGLTYLIAQLVGLAVIDRVGRRRLTLLTLPFSALALLVLGWFFVTGNDGKSMVPWIVATLVAFMAFTAGGIQLMGWLTGSEIYPLATRAAGAAAQSASLWGTNVLITLTLLSTMRTIGTGQTFWMYALFNILAFVFLYRRMPELTGHSLERIEEHLAGGRFRPADFAAR
- a CDS encoding alpha/beta hydrolase; translated protein: MRITAGTVADGIREQLFTVGDIPGVLWTPAAGSGPRPLVLIGHGGGQHKKGWEVVSRAFPYVTACGFAVAAIDAPGTGDRPEHPEIRRLVALIDERKAAGEPFGPALPALYETVAAELIPNWQTTLDALQKLDSVGDSQPVGYYGLSAAGESGIRLVAAEPRITAAVLGLMACDWLLDTAARITIPVEYLLQWDDEGNPRDSVMKLFDALGSAEKTLHANPGGHFRIPPFEIDSSIRFFARHLGGAGVPSSS